Part of the Acidobacteriota bacterium genome is shown below.
TTGATGTTGGGAACGATATCCAGATCGCACTCCGGGTCCGGGTCGTCGAGGTTTATGGTCGGATGAAGCATATTGTGCTCGATCGACTTAAACGTCGTCACGAGTTCAACAGCGCCCGCTGCACCGAGCAGATGGCCGGTCATTGACTTGGTGGAATTGCACGGTACCCGTGCGGCATGCTCGCCAAGAACCGCTTTTATGGCCTTGATCTCAACGATATCGCCCAGAATAGTGCTGGTGCCGTGAGTGTTCACGTAGTCGATCTGTTCCGGTTTGAGGCCCGCGTCGGCCAGAGCAATCTGCATGGAGAGCCGGGAACCATGCCCTTCCGGATGCGGCGCCGTCAGGTGGTAGGCATCAGCCGTCATGCCGGCGCCGAGAATCTCGCCGTAAATCCTGCCGGCCCCCCGCCTGGTCGCGTGCGCAAGCGATTCCACGACCACGATAGCCGAACCCTCGCCCATAACGAACCCGTCGCGCCCCCGGTCAAACGGCCGCGATGCCTTCTCCGGTTCATCGTTGCGCGTCGACATCGCCTTCGCCTGGCAGAACCCGGCCATCGAGGTCGGTGTGATCGTCGCCTCCGAACCGCCGGCGATCATGACGTCGGCCTCGCCCCGCTGAATGATGCGGTAGGCGTCCATAATGGCGTGGGCCGACGAGGCGCAGGCAGATACGGTGGCGTAATTGGGACCGCGAAAACCGTAACGCATCGACACCATGCCTGCGCACATGTCGATTATCATCATGGGGATGAAAAACGGTGAGACGCGACTCGGACCGGACTTGACCAGCCGGGTATGCTGGGCTTCGAAGGTCGAAATCCCGCCGATCCCGGAGCCGATCACCACGCCGCAACGATCGAGGTCAAGCGTGCTGAGGTCCAGCCCGGCATCTTCGACCGCCTGCACACTCGCGGCG
Proteins encoded:
- the fabF gene encoding beta-ketoacyl-ACP synthase II, whose amino-acid sequence is MNQRAVVTGMGVVTPLGCTVDECWNALLEGRSGVGAVTRFDVSEYSTRIAGEVRGFEATRYIDRKELRHMDPAEQYAIAASVQAVEDAGLDLSTLDLDRCGVVIGSGIGGISTFEAQHTRLVKSGPSRVSPFFIPMMIIDMCAGMVSMRYGFRGPNYATVSACASSAHAIMDAYRIIQRGEADVMIAGGSEATITPTSMAGFCQAKAMSTRNDEPEKASRPFDRGRDGFVMGEGSAIVVVESLAHATRRGAGRIYGEILGAGMTADAYHLTAPHPEGHGSRLSMQIALADAGLKPEQIDYVNTHGTSTILGDIVEIKAIKAVLGEHAARVPCNSTKSMTGHLLGAAGAVELVTTFKSIEHNMLHPTINLDDPDPECDLDIVPNIKRQWTVNYALSNSFGFGGHNVTLAVGRLDGSR